From a region of the Bradysia coprophila strain Holo2 chromosome X unlocalized genomic scaffold, BU_Bcop_v1 contig_173, whole genome shotgun sequence genome:
- the LOC119068180 gene encoding protein toll, translating into MDVISFLIGLMLLLCSISRSTASPSEYYNRAKFCPDRSICNCVFVQNDYEIECPTFDPSIIVKFKPTTYVQIECLTLNETVYKQLAPMDVGDIPRVQFSRCPLPMGGSSLMTILNRLGMRKTRSLMFLTYGADLGSSLVRQHLSGFTDLEQLRLSGNGLSELPEDLFNDVGNITWLDLRSNKVHLPVNIFRSLKKLEYLELGYNNLKTLEPGVFKYQQRLKNLNLWGNNLQHLTKEAFEGVSSLLELDMSSNNIETLQPDVFAYLTNLTAINLSANKFRKLPQGLFATNKNLIQLRLIENRVGLDTLPNGFLSGLSMLEDVNIKCGLNTVPGDLFSGSLKIKNLSLAWNKLTSLPVELFANQSNMLDLDLTGNGIVELEDGLFDSMNALLVLKLSYNNLTMISGLLFHGLHSVQEIHLDHNQLKTIHHLAFTTTTKIRNLQLQNNHLSFLNEDEDGVRSLDLQIGSPFQYLEVLQTLNLRNNEIITILSDWITINNNLQELDLSYNNISSLTFEGLQFFSDDATINLTHNSIRDLDFRNYRVILSQNVTKTATVLLNDNPLTCDCRMFHFIEYIHLKGRQPILIEADQLKCAEPERMSGKSITELQLIDIVCPLDPPNSSIKLCPPQCECFVRPFDRVMAVNCSNLNLKVVPSIPDISNRGLALTELYIENNNITELPDLSRGAYSFVSVIRARNNSIRMLKRDNLPPKLSLLDISHNQINWLNDTVFARLNKTAELQHIEMGNNPWICDCDAKGLFAFAKLNAAKIKDLQNVVCLGGQPLVHVDDICSEDETIIVALSVVLALFGLFVGILAALYYKYQQEIKVWMYAHNWCSWFVTEEELDKEKKYDAFISYSHKDVDFVTEHVVPELENGTPSFKLCLHERDWVAGEFITESIARSVEDSRRTVVILTPNFLESIWGKMEFQLAHKNAITEGRVRVIVVIYGDIGDIENLDPALRSYLKTNTYIKWGDPWFWKKLRYAMPHPNGYKSKGLVKSTLKSSVDDKLELIKPVPVTPPLTTPPAELAGQKFANGLNGHVNGAFIINTNAKQSDV; encoded by the exons ATGGATGTAATATCGTTCCTAATCGGCTTAATGCTATTATTGTGTTCAATTAGTCGCTCAACAGCTAGTCCGTCTGAATACTATAATCGAGCTAAATTTTGTCCGGATCGATCAATATGCAATTGTGTATTCGTACAGAATGACTATGAAATTGAATGTCCGACCTTCGATCCCAGCATAATAGTTAAATTTAAGCCGACAACATACGTTCAAATCGAATGTTTGACATTGAACGAAACCGTGTACAAGCAATTAGCACCCATGGATGTTGGCGACATACCGCGTGTCCAATTTTCGAGATGTCCATTGCCAATGGGTGGCAGTTCTTTGATGACAATTTTGAATCGACTGGGCATGCGAAAAACGAGATCATTGATGTTTTTGACGTATGGAGCCGATCTTGGCAGTTCGTTGGTACGGCAACATTTGAGTGGGTTCACCGATTTGGAACAACTGAGACTTAGTGGAAATGGATTGTCCGAATTGCCAGAGGATCTGTTCAATGACGTTGGTAATATAACTTGGTTGGACTTGCGCTCAAATAAAGTTCATCTTCCGGTTAATATTTTCCGGAGCTTGAAGAAGCTGGAGTATCTGGAATTGGGTTATAACAATCTGAAGACTCTGGAACCGGGAGTGTTTAAATATCAACAAAGACTAAAGAATCTCAATCTGTGGGGAAACAATTTGCAGCATTTGACGAAAGAGGCATTTGAGGGAGTGTCTTCCCTGTTGGAATTGGACATGAGCTCGAACAACATCGAAACTTTACAACCGGACGTCTTTGCATATCTAACCAACCTAACTGCAATAAACTTAAGTGCGaacaaattccgaaaattGCCGCAAGGATTGTTtgctacaaacaaaaatttgattcagtTACGATTGATTGAAAATCGCGTCGGTCTGGACACTTTGCCGAATGGTTTCTTGTCGGGTCTATCAATGTTGGAAGATGTGAATATAAAATGTGGACTGAATACTGTGCCCGGTGATTTATTTAGCGGttcgttgaaaattaaaaacttgtCGTTAGCATGGAATAAGTTAACTTCGTTGCCGGTGGAACTATTCGCGAATCAAAGTAATATGCTGGATTTGGATCTGACTGGAAACGGCATTGTCGAACTGGAAGATGGACTATTCGATAGCATGAATGCACTATTGGTGTTGAAGCTGTCGtacaacaatttaacaatGATATCCGG aCTTTTGTTCCATGGTCTGCACAGTGTccaagaaattcatttggatcaTAATCAGCTGAAAACCATTCATCATCTAGCCTTCACAACTACGACAAAGATCCGTAACTTACAGTTGCAAAATAATCACCTGTCCTTTTTGAACGAAGACGAAGACGGGGTACGAAGTCTCGACCTGCAAATTGGTTCACCCTTCCAATATCTCGAAGTGTTGCAAACGCTCAATTTGCGCAACAACGAAATCATAACGATTTTATCCGACTGGATCACCATTAACAACAATTTGCAAGAATTGGATTTGAGCTACAACAACATATCGTCGCTAACATTCGAAGGATTACAGTTTTTCTCGGACGACGCAACGATTAATTTAACCCACAATTCCATCAGAGATTTGGATTTCCGTAATTATCGCGTCATTTTATCACAGAATGTTACCAAAACAGCAACAGTGTTACTGAACGACAATCCCTTGACTTGTGACTGCCGAatgtttcatttcattgaataCATTCATCTGAAAGGACGTCAACCGATACTCATCGAAGCGGATCAACTGAAATGCGCAGAGCCTGAGCGAATGTCCGGTAAATCAATCACAGAACTTCAGCTTATCGACATTGTGTGCCCACTCGATCCACCGAACAGTTCGATTAAACTCTGTCCACCGCAATGTGAATGCTTCGTACGACCATTCGATCGGGTAATGGCTGTAAACTGCtccaatttgaatttgaaagtCGTGCCAAGCATACCGGACATCAGTAATCGCGGCTTAGCGTTAACAGAGCTGTATATTGAAAACAATAACATCACCGAGCTGCCAGATCTTTCTCGAGGAGCTTATTCATTCGTAAGTGTTATCCGGGCTAGAAACAACAGCATTCGGATGTTAAAGCGAGACAATTTACCACCCAAATTGTCACTCTTGGATATATCTCACAACCAAATAAACTGGCTCAATGACACGGTTTTCGCACGATTGAACAAAACGGCAGAATTGCAGCACATCGAAATGGGCAACAATCCGTGGATTTGCGATTGTGACGCTAAGGGATTGTTTGCGTTCGCTAAGTTAAATGCTGCTAAAATAAAGGACCTGCAAAACGTAGTCTGCCTAGGCGGTCAGCCATTAGTTCACGTCGATGACATATGTTCGGAAGATGAGACAATTATTGTTGCGCTAAGTGTGGTTCTCGCATTGTTTGGACTGTTCGTCGGAATTCTGGCGGCTTTATACTATAAATATCAACAAGAAATCAAAGTATGGATGTACGCCCACAATTGGTGTTCTTGGTTTGTCACCGAGGAAGAACTGGATAAGGAAAAGAAATACGACGCCTTCATATCGTATTCACATAAGGATGTTGACTTCGTAACCGAACATGTGGTACCTGAATTGGAAAATGGCACACCCAGCTTTAAATTGTGCTTACACGAACGGGATTGGGTAGCTGGAGAATTTATCACAGAATCG ATCGCTCGTTCAGTCGAAGACTCCCGACGAACCGTCGTCATTCTGACGCCCAATTTCCTCGAATCAATCTGGGGCAAAATGGAATTCCAGCTGGCACACAAGAATGCCATCACCGAAGGTCGAGTACGCGTCATTGTGGTCATTTACGGTGACATCGGCGACATCGAGAACCTAGACCCGGCCCTGCGATCCTATCTGAAAACGAACACATACATCAAATGGGGCGATCCATGGTTCTGGAAGAAATTACGCTACGCCATGCCGCATCCGAACGGATACAAAAGCAAGGGTTTGGTCAAGAGCACATTGAAGAGTTCCGTCGACGACAAATTAGAGTTAATCAAACCGGTACCGGTCACACCGCCACTCACCACACCACCGGCTGAACTGGCTGGACAGAAATTTGCGAACGGTTTGAATGGTCATGTAAATGGAGCATTCATTATCAACACAAATGCCAAGCAAAGTGATGTGTGA